The DNA sequence AAGGAAAGCCGGTACCGATAGTGGACTCACTTCGGCCATACTTGGTAAAGAGACTGCAGGAGGTTTCGAAAGGTATGCTATGGACAACAAGGAGCGGAGCGCAGATTTACAGATCTGAAAAAAATTATAAAATTGGCCCGAGAAAGAGCAGGAATTGATAGACATATTTATCCACATTTGTTAAGACATGCTTTTGTTACTCACGCCACTCAATTAGGTGTAAATCTCCGCACTCTGCAATACGCAATGGGACATACGTCGAGCAAGACAACAGAGATTTATACCACATTGGGAGCAGAAGCTATAAAGCTGGAAATTACTGGAAAGTTTGGAAGGCTTTAATACCTTATTAAATTCGATCGACCGGAAACCCTTTGCCTGGGTGGTGGAATTGGTAGACACCCGGGACTTAAAATCCCGTGGGCTTTGGCCCGTGCGAGTTCGACTCTCGCCCTAGGCACCATAAGATAGTCCAAGAACTTCCATCAAAGTTTCTTAAAGCCTCATCCCGCAAGGGTTTGGGGCTTTTCTTTTGTTTCCGCCCTATTACATTCCTAAAATATCCATTGCCAGAAGTGTGCTCTGTCCCCGAGTCAGACCCCATTGTTTTTTAACGGCAGGATCAGGGAGAGCTTATTACGCTCCTTTACCAAGGAAGCCCCGATATGCTCGGCGAGAACATTTACTTCGGTATTGTGATATTCTTCCGGCACAAAACTCTCACAACCCTGATCCAGATGTATCATAACACCTTGAGGTACGGCTACGGTCTCAAGGTGCACCATGCTCCCCTCGGCACTTGCAACATACAATCGGCATAAAATCAGATAAAGGAGCGACTCTAAAGAGAGAAGGTGCGTCTGGACTTTGAGATTCGCAGGGCAGGTGTAATCTACTTTAATATTTTTCATAGCCGCATGACGTGCGGTCAGGGCGACGACAAGGGAAAGTACCTCGTTCAGGTCTGCCTGGGATATCGGAGAATCACCGCTGTGCGCGTATCTATTGAGGTTTTGGATAATTATATTCGACCTTGAGACCTGCCTCATGATGGTGGACGCGGCAGTCTTCACCCGCTGCGGCTCCATCCCTCCTTGCTGTTCGGCCATTGCAGCGAAGTCGTCGAGAAGGCCCGCATTTTCATTGATGATAGACAAGGTATTTTTTAACTCATGGGAAACTGCTGCCGATACCTTCCCGAACACCTTCAGGCAAATTTCATTTACTTCATCTTTCCTGTTCATGAGCTCTCACAGTTCTTTTGGGATCCCTACGAACTTTCGCTGTTCGTGAGACAATTTGATCAATACCGGTAACCCGAGGCTTCACAATCAATCTTCATCTCCGGCGGTTTTAGACCGATAGGCATCTTCGATCTTTTCAATCAGCCGGTTCAGGTCAACAGGTTTCATGATATAGTCGAAGGCGCCTAGCTCCATTCCTTCGCGACCGACGCCAAAGGAGCCATGACCGGTCAGGATTATCACTTTGACGTCGGCATAATCATCCTTTAGCCTGGCAAGCACCTCCAGCCCGTCAAGATCCGGCATTTTGAGATCAAGAAGCAGTACATCAGGATGCTCCTCCTGCACAGCCCTCAGGGTCGCCTCACCGGAATTGACCATTACCGTTTTGAAATTTCTCAACTCCAGCCGGGTAACGAGGGTGGAGGCAAACTCCACTTCATCGTCGGCTATCAGCACTTTTATATTATCTTTATTGCTTTCTATCATCTTCTTCACTTTGTAATGGTATGGTTATGGTGAATGCAGTCCCTTTACCGAGGTGAGATCTTACAGTAATGTCTCCTCCCAATTTTTTCACAAGCCCGTAGGTAATCGACAGACCAAGCCCTGTGCCTTTTCCCGTTTCCTTAGTTGTAAAAAAAGGTTCAAAAATTTGCGAAAGTACCTCCTCCCTGATACCGGGGCCGTTATCCTGAATGACAACGCGGACATCACCGGCAATTAAATGAGTAAGTATGGTAATTTCACCATCCTTGCCGATGGCGTCAATGGCATTGTTCAAAATATTGAGGAAAATTTGCTGGAGCTGTATACGGTCACTGACGATCTGTGGTAAATCATCCTGCAGCTGCAGCTCCAGGCGTATTCTATTATACATCAGGGAATTTTCCAGAAACTGCAGCACTTCTCTGATCACCTCATTTATATGCAGTTTTTCGACGTATACATCCGTGCGCCGGGCAAAACCCAGAAGCCGATGAGTAATAGCCTTGCAGCGATCCACACTGCCGTTGACCGCGGTAAGGCAGTTTTTTATGGTCTTCTTATGCTCGAAATCCGGTGACATCATGAGGAGATCCTCAATTAGTCCGGTTTTCTGATTGATTATGGCCAGTGGATTGTTAATCTCATGTCCGACCCCTGCTGCAAGTCTGCCTATGGAAGCGAGCTTATCGGTATGTTCCGCTTCTTTCATCATAGTAATTTGTATTTCATCCGCCTTGCGGATAAGAGTCGTTAGAAGAGTGACCAGAGTAAGAATGACAACAACACTGATTATCATGCATGCTAAAACAATGAAAATCACCCTGTTGCGGAAAAGAACCCAGTCGTCCTGGTGGATATACTGTTTTTTCATAAGAACGAGAAACCATGGAGTTTCCTCTATCTCACCAATGGCATAGAAGATATTTTCACCGGAACTGCTGATTCGATGAATGACGCCTGGAGTTCTCTCAAAATCAGAAGGAGAAAGTGTATTGCCATAAAATTCAGAGGATGTCTGCAGATAGCCATCCTCGTTAATCAGAAAAAGATCATCGGAGGCATTTGTTTTAATGGTATTGACAAACCGCTGCAGAGTTACGGCATCGATGGTGGCCCGCAGTATCCAGAGTTTGCGGATGGTTGGATCAAAATTGCTGACGGCAATGGCAAAATGGGGGACCTGCCTGTAGCCGGTATAGACCTGGCTGATATGAAGCCCTCTTTCGTATACCTGCTTAAACCATTGTTCCTGAGAATAGTCGGTTCCTAAAAGATCATACGGGCCGTGATACGCCTGCTGGATGCCCTGCTGATCGATGACGCCAAGGTCAGCGAAGAAAGGGTATTGCCGTTTTAATCTGGAGAAGAGTTCCTCGAGATTATTACCTGCGATCAATTCGGAGTAGCGATCCCGTCGTGCGGCAAACTGCACCACCGATTTAAGGTTTTCCACCAGCTGTTCAATGGATCTGATTGACCCATCCAGTTGCCATTCCAGTTGCTGATGTTCGTCTTTCTGAAGCAGATCCTTGAAATTATAATATCCCAGAACAGCAATGGTTATTACCGGTCCCATGGTAATGGTAATCATGATGGCAAAAAGTATCAGACGAAAGTGGCCATAGCTTCTTCTGTCCAGCCCCAAGTCGATGGAGCTTTTCATGGCTTTGGGAATAACTTTCTCGGCAAAAGCTGCGGATTTTTTCATAGCGCCAGGTCACCCTCGTCCTTCAGTATTTCCCCCTGATGCAGTTCACCGGCAAGAAATTTGTCTATTATGCTGCGCCAGCCGCCGATAATACCATCCAGCACCGCCACTTTTTTCCAGATCAGGAAATTATAGTGCAACTCCTCTATGCCGCCGCAAACCATATCGGAGATATTTTCCTCCA is a window from the Desulfopila inferna genome containing:
- a CDS encoding response regulator → MIESNKDNIKVLIADDEVEFASTLVTRLELRNFKTVMVNSGEATLRAVQEEHPDVLLLDLKMPDLDGLEVLARLKDDYADVKVIILTGHGSFGVGREGMELGAFDYIMKPVDLNRLIEKIEDAYRSKTAGDED
- a CDS encoding NifB/NifX family molybdenum-iron cluster-binding protein → MRKLLIPIQGDYVAPRFDLATEILIVRFEEGKMVGNPRTIIMERPSEEALCQMIVEENISDMVCGGIEELHYNFLIWKKVAVLDGIIGGWRSIIDKFLAGELHQGEILKDEGDLAL
- a CDS encoding tyrosine-type recombinase/integrase; its protein translation is MIKLARERAGIDRHIYPHLLRHAFVTHATQLGVNLRTLQYAMGHTSSKTTEIYTTLGAEAIKLEITGKFGRL
- a CDS encoding sensor histidine kinase, translating into MKKSAAFAEKVIPKAMKSSIDLGLDRRSYGHFRLILFAIMITITMGPVITIAVLGYYNFKDLLQKDEHQQLEWQLDGSIRSIEQLVENLKSVVQFAARRDRYSELIAGNNLEELFSRLKRQYPFFADLGVIDQQGIQQAYHGPYDLLGTDYSQEQWFKQVYERGLHISQVYTGYRQVPHFAIAVSNFDPTIRKLWILRATIDAVTLQRFVNTIKTNASDDLFLINEDGYLQTSSEFYGNTLSPSDFERTPGVIHRISSSGENIFYAIGEIEETPWFLVLMKKQYIHQDDWVLFRNRVIFIVLACMIISVVVILTLVTLLTTLIRKADEIQITMMKEAEHTDKLASIGRLAAGVGHEINNPLAIINQKTGLIEDLLMMSPDFEHKKTIKNCLTAVNGSVDRCKAITHRLLGFARRTDVYVEKLHINEVIREVLQFLENSLMYNRIRLELQLQDDLPQIVSDRIQLQQIFLNILNNAIDAIGKDGEITILTHLIAGDVRVVIQDNGPGIREEVLSQIFEPFFTTKETGKGTGLGLSITYGLVKKLGGDITVRSHLGKGTAFTITIPLQSEEDDRKQ